CGTGATCGCGTGCTGATTGACAACGCAATAGTAGCATTCATGCGTGTCCTGAAAAGGAATAAAATTTTTCAACGCGCCGAGATAGTTCCCGAGCGTAAGATTACCGCTGGGCTGAATGCCCGAAAAAATAGTATCCATAACGTTCCTTTCTGTCGCTTGCCTTATTCGACGGTAACGGATTTCGCGAGGTTGCGCGGTTTATCGACATTCGTGCCGCGCGTAATGGCCGCGTAGTACGCCAACAACTGCAACGGTATCACGGATAAAATCGGCGCGATGAAACGATGCGTGCGCGGAATGCGAATCGCGTGTTTCACGAAATGATCGAGTTCGGCGTCGTCGTCATAACCGATGCCGATCACGATGGCTTCGCGCGCGCTGACCTCCTGGATATTGCTGAACATTTTTTCCCGTACATGATCCTGCGTCACGATCGCGATGATCGGCGTGCCCTGCACGACCAGCGCCAACGTGCCGTGCTTGAGTTCGCCGCCGGCATAGGCCTCCGCGTGAATGTAGGAGATCTCTTTGAGCTTGAGCGCGCCTTCCATCGCGACCGCGTAGTCGATCGAACGGCCGATGAAGAACACGTCTTCCGCGAAACCGTAATGTTTGGCGAACGTCTTGATCATTTCCGTATTTTCAAAAATTTCGTGGCATTTTTCCGGCGCGTCGATGAGCGCGGAAACAATCGCTTTTTCTTCCTCGCGGGACAGATTTTCGTTGATCCGTCCGAAATACACCGCGAGCAACAGCAACGCCACCAGCTGCGTCGTGTACGCTTTGGTGGACGCGACCGAAATTTCCGGACCGGCGACCGTATACACCACCGCGTCCGCTTCGCGCGCGATCGACGAACCTACCGTATTGGTCACGGCGAGACTCTTCGCGCCGCGGCGTTTCGCTTCTTTCAGCGCCGCCAGCGTATCGCTCGTTTCGCCCGATTGGCTGATCACGATGCAGAACGTGTTTTCATCCGTCAACGGATCGCGATACCGGTATTCCGACGCGATATCCACTTCGACCGGAATGCGGGCGATCTGTTCGATATAATATTTCGCTACGAGTCCCGCGTGGTACGCGGTGCCGCAGGCCGTAATTAAAATCTTATTGACCTGTTGCAGGTCGTCTTTCGTCCAGCCGAGTTCATCAAAATACACCGACTGATCTTCTTTATGAATATGCATCGCCATGGTGTCGCGGATCGCTTTAGGCTGCTCGTTGATTTCTTTCAACATGAAATGTTCGTAGCCGCCTTTTTCCGCCGCTTCCGCCGACCAGTCCACATGGTGCACTTTTTTATCGATCGGACGCCCTTCCCGATCGATCACGCGCACGCTGTCCGCCGTCACGGTAGCGATTTCGCCGTCATTTAAGATGTAAATATCGCGCGTCGCATTGATGATCGCGGGAATATCCGACGCGATGAAATTTTCGCCGTCGCCGAGCCCGACGATCAGCGGATTATCCTTTTTGGTGCAGATCAGCTTGTCCGGTTCGTCGCGGTCCATCACCGCCAACGAATAGGAGCCGTCAACCACGTCCAACATTTTTTGCACGGTCGACAAAAAATCGCCGTCATGTAAATCCGCCAGCAAATGCGCGATGACTTCCGTATCCGTTTCGGAAACGAAGACATGCCCTTTGGCGATGAGGTCGCGTTTCAATTCCATGAAATTTTCAATAATGCCGTTGTGCACGACGACAAAACGATTTTCCGCATCGCCGTGCGGATGCGCGTTGACATCCGACGGACGTCCGTGCGTCGCCCAGCGCGTATGGCCGATACCGATCTGCCCGTGAACGGGATGCGATTCGAGGTAGGACTCCAAGTTGGCGATGCCGCCTACTTTTTTGCGAATCTCAATCTTCCCGTTTTCATAGCAGGCGATCCCCGCCGAATCATAGCCGCGGTATTCCAATTTACGCAAACCGTCAATTAAAAACGACGCCGCATCCTGAAATCCCACATAGCCGACAATACCGCACATAAATGTGCCTCCTTCTGTATCCTAATCTATTATATAATCCCCGCCGCGGGGGACAAATATTCATCTATGTATTGTATACTAAAAAACTTACAAGGGCAAATAAAAAGGGCTTCGCGCGCGCGAAGCCGAGTCGGTGAAATGTTTCAGGCGGAGCGATAATCCCCCGTCTCTTTGGTTTGGTAATAAAGCACGCAACGCACGATCGCGACCGCCATGGCGACGATGATAAAATCGACAACCGCGGTCGCCGCATACCCGTAGAAAACGGTATCCCACGGAATCATTTCCGATGATTGCACCAGCAGCCAGTAATCGGCCAGCCAACGCAAACCCAGGTAGACGACTGTGCCGACCATCGCCAGCAACGCGCGCCGTGTCCGTTCCCCCGCTTGGCCGACGAAAAAGACCGCCGGAAAAACGAACGCCGCCAGCAGAATCTCGCCCATGCGCATCCAGGCGATGAGCGCCAAAAAACCGAGCAACACGGTCATCGTATACGGCTCCGCCGCGCGGTAGTAATGGAACATTTCAAACCCGCCGAAATACGCCGGCGGCAACAGATTGGGAATCCAGGCAAGGAAAAAAGCGCAGGCGGCGTAATCACGCGCGAAGCCGCGCAACTTTTGATAGCCCGCCAGCACCAACTGCGTCAGCACTTCCGCCACCAGCACCAACGCGAACTGCAGCAGCGCGAGAAGCCCCGCTTTGCCGAGCGTTTCCGCGACGCTTGCGACATCAATGATGATTTCCTCCGCCGCCATCATCGCGCCCGCTACAAAAGCCATTTGGCAAATCCACCACAACGTGTAAACGGCCGCGTGCCGCAAACGCTCCGCCGGTCGTCCGACCAGATCAATAGCGAGCGGACCGAACCAGCCGCAAAACGCGAACACCAAAAAGAAGTACCCCGTCGCTTGGGGATCCCAAAGATATACCGCCAGCGAGGGAACACTCGCCAACAGCCAGAACCAAGTTGTACGGATCAGCCAGTTGCGTTTCATCATAACTCCTTTGCGTGCATTATACTATCTTGTTTCTAATAAACAATGACAAGAAAATGATACCTCTCTGAGAACGTTTCTCCCGTACGCTGTCAAGCGCTCTCGTTTTCGCCGAACGACCGCGAACGCGCGGGCGAAACGGCGGCGCCGCATGCTATAATAAAAGTAAATTCATCGTTATGAAATGGTATTGTCGTCCCCGACGACTTAGAAGGAGAAAATTATGCCCACATTTACCGGTTTGGGAGTGACACCCGAACTCGCCGACGTATTGACCAAGCGCGGCATCACGACCCCGACGGAAATTCAAGTGCAAGCGATCCCGACCGTATTCAAAGGTCTCGACATACTCGCCCAAAGCCGTACCGGCACGGGCAAAACGCTCGCCTTTTTGTTGCCCATTTTGCAACGCATTCGACCGGACGAAGCCAAGGAACAGGCGCTGATCATCACCCCGACGCGCGAACTTGCGCGGCAAATCGCCGCCGTCGCGCGGCCGCTCGCCGACGCGGTCGGCGTCGACATGGTCTCCATCACCGGCGGCCAAACGCTCGAAAACCAACTCGCCAAACTCAAACGCCGTCCGCAACTCGTCATCGGCACGCCCGGACGTATTCTCGACCATTACCGCCGTGACGCCCTGACCTTGATTTCGGTCCGGCAAATCGTTTTGGACGAAGCCGATCAGATGCTCGCCATGGGCTTTCTGCAAGACGTTCGCACCATCGGCGCGCTCGCGGCAACTGCTGCTCTTTTCCGCCACCTTGCCGAAAGAAATTCGCAACCTCGCCAAAACCGCCATGCAAAAACCGGCACAACTCGCCGCCGGCGCGGGACGCCTCGTCTTGGACACGATTGAACAGCGTGTCTACATGGTCAAAGAAGAAGAAAAAACGGATCTTCTGATCCGTCATTTGCGTGAAATGAATCCGTTTTTAGCCGTGATCTTTTGCAACACGAAAGATCGCGCCGCGGAACTGACGCGCGAACTCTTGGCGGCGCATTTATCCGTCGAAGAATTGCACGGCAACCTGCCCCAAAGCGCGCGCAACCGTATTCTGCGCGAATTCGCCAAAGGCCGCATCGCCTACCTCGTCGCGTCCGATATCGCCGCGCGCGGCATTGACGTGGAAGGCGTCACCCATGTATTCAACTACGATATCCCCGGCGATACCGACTACTACATTCATCGCATCGGCCGCACCGGTCGCGCCGGCGCCACCGGCATGGCCGTCAGCTACGTCACCTCGCGCGACATCGGCAAACTGCGTCGCATTGAAGCGCGCATCGAGCAGCCGCTGGTCAAATACGATCACGACGGCAACGTCAAGGTCAAGAAACCGCGCGCCGCTCGTCGCAAAGTAGTCCTGCCCGGTCAATACAAACCGACCAAGGACAAAGAACACAAGCAGCAACATGCCGGCGGCAACCTTCGCCAACGCCGTAAAGCCGCGCCGAAAAACGAACGCAAACGCGGCGCGTCGCGCGGCAAACGTTCCTCTCGATAACAAAAAGACCGTCACTCGACGGTCTTTTTTGCGTGGTATAATACTGTAAACATAATATTTTCTTTATATCGTAAGGAGCATATATGAAAATTCTTGCCATCCGCATGGATAAAATCGGCGATACCTTGATGACCGTGCCGTCGTTTCGCACCCTCCGGCGCATGTATCCCGACGCGGAAATCACGGCGCTTGCCAACACGTACACTCGCCCGATTATCGAACGTATTCACTCGGTCGATGAGATTCTTTGCGCCGATGAGTATTCGCATGACGAGCTTGTAAAATTATTAAACGAACGCCATTACGACATGTTGATTTCGCTCCACGATTTTCGTCCGGCGTCCGAGCTTATTCTGGAACTTGACATCCCGTACAAGATGGGAATTCAGCGCAACTCGCAGCACAACCAAGACGTATATCCGCAAGGCTTTGTCCAAAATCGCTTTCATTATAATAACTTAGACAAAATGCAACATGAAGCGGAATACACGTTGGAGATCTTGGAGCATGTCGATGCGGAGCGTTACCATAACGCGCGCACGGACGACTTCACCATTCCGCTGACGGCGGAGGAAAAAGCGACGGCAGCGGAATTTTGGGCGCGTGAAGCCGTTACCTCGCCCGTTCTTTTCGTCAGTCCCGCCATGGGCGGTTCCGGCATGACCTTACCGATCGAAGCATGGGCGGAGGTGTTGCAGGACTTTCAAGACGCCCATCCCGACTGGACGATTTTGCTCGGTTGCTATCGTCCGAAGCAGGCGCCGCGTGATATTTTAGTGGATACGCATTTGCCCTTTGATGAATACGCTTTTTGCCAAGCGATCAATGACCGTCTGCAAAAACCGGTGACGATTTTCGCCAACCATCGCTCGATTTTCCATGCGGCCGCCGTCATTCAGCGTTGCGACCTTTTCCTCGGACCGTCCACCGGCACTTTCCATTTGGCGTGGACGCAAGGCACGCCCGTCGTCGGCGTTTTCGGCTGCGAACCCAACCACTGCTGGCAACGTTGGGGATCGCTCAAGCAACCGCATTACCATTTTGTCATGAACGAAGCGAAAGAATATATTCGTTCCGGAAGTGTCATCATGCGCACCTTACGGCGCTGGCGCTACAGTCTCTACAAGCGACAGGAACGCAGAAAGCACGGCAAGTTTACGCCGAAAATGCTGTATACGACTTTCAACGCGACCAAACGCAAAGAGCTCGCCGCCTTGCTGAACCAAGCCGCGGCGGAAGTCACCCGGCCGCAATAAAAAATCCCCGTACGGGGATTTTTTATTGCTCATTTATAATTTTTTCGATTACTTCCGCGACTTCGATGTCTTTGATATGGTGACGCCGTTTGCGATTCCAAATAATGCGGAGTTCCTTTTCATTGACCGGTACCCATTCCGGATTTTTCAACCGCATCAGAATAATTTGCGGGCGGTGCAATAATGACGCGATATGCATGATCGCCGTTTCCACGGAAATGATCAGATGACTGTGCGCAAGCATCGCCGGCAAATCCCAAAAACCTTGGTCCGCCGTGAAGCCGTAAGCGCGAGGCAACTGCTCGTCGCGAATCATCGCCGCAATGGCGTCCTGATCGCTCGGTAAACCGTTGATCAGAAAGACCGCCTGTTGAAATTCCGGTCGCTCGCTGAGCGCGCGGATCAGCGCCGCCACTTTCGGCAACGGCCACGTGCGTTTTTTGTTTTTCGCGAACGGGTTAATGAAGTAAAGCGGCGCCGTTTCCGCGATGCCTCGTTCCTCGCGCCAACGTCGCGCGCGTTCCAGCGCTTCCGCCGGCACGGTCAGCGCCGCCCGCTCCGCCCAATCGTACGTCGGCATCCGCGCCGCCGTTTGGAAAAAGTAATTGTAATTTTGAATAATTTTTTTGAATCGTTGCGGATTTTCCGGCACGATAAAATCGACGGCTTTTTCAAACCGTCGCCGATCCGCGCCGAACTTAAACCAGCGTTCGCGCAACGACCATGAGACAATCGCCGCTTGTGGGAATAACGCGCGCGCCGCCTCCGCGACGAGCAAGCGGCCGCGGCTCGACATGACGAAGACGACGTCATAACCGACTTTTTTCGCCCGCGCCAACGCCGCCTCCGAATCTCCCGTATAGAGATCCGCGTATACATCATGGAAAATGTCCGTTTGCGCCGCCCAATCGCAGATGATCGGATTGACGAGCGCGCCGGCCCCCCTATGAAAACGCGTATTAATAAAATACTCGTCCGGCATCAAGTCCATCTGCAACTGCGGATACTGTTCGGCGAACGCGCGCAAAACCAACTGCCAATAGGTAAAATCACCCAACGCCATCGGCAAAAGAACGAGCGCCTGACGCGCGTTTTTAATTTTATTTTGAATGCCTGTCTGATCCATAATGTTGTCCCAAGTCCTCTGATTTCTTGATTTTACTTATTATACCATGTGGATTAACGCGCCAAAAAAGACCGCCGCGGCGGTCTTTTTTGTTGTACATCAGATTTGTTCCATGGCGGCTTTGACTTTTTCCGCGCGTTCTTTAGCGGAAATGTTTTTTTCCACCTCGTATTGAATTTCATCCGTCGGCTTGTGCGTCTGCTGCACGGCGTCCGCGAGTTTCTCTTTTTCCTCTTCGAGGTTGGTCGCCCAAGATTCTTTCAAGCGCAAATAACTGCGCCGACGAATCCGCGCGTCGAGTTCGGTTTTCGCGAAGAGTTCCTGCGCTTTTTCCGGGAAAAGTTTTTCCAGCGCCGAGAAACGCACTTCGCCCATCAGGAAGTCGCGGAAGCTTTCGGTCGGTTCGCGCGAATCGATCTGCATCGGGTTCAATCCCTTTTTGATCCGGCTCGGGTCGAAACGGTAGTTGCACCAGTAGCCGCACGCGACCGCGCGCCGCGATTCTTCCTGCGTCATGCCCATGCCGGCTTTCAAGCCGTGCGCGATACAGGGCGAGTACGCGATGATCAATGACGGTCCGGGGTAGGCTTCCGCCTCCGCGATCGCTTTCAACGCTTGATTGCGGTTCGCGCCCATCGCGATTTGCGCCACGTAAATGTAACCGTAGCTCATCGCCATCATGCCGAGATCTTTTTTCCGCGATGTTTTGCCGCCCGCGGAGAATTTGGCGATGGCCGCCGTCGGCGTCGCTTTCGACGACTGACCGCCGGTGTTGGAGTAGACTTCCGTATCGAGCACGAGCACATTCACGTCATTGCCCGACGCGAGCACGTGATCCAAACCGCCGAAGCCGATGTCATAGGCCCAGCCGTCGCCGCCGAAAATCCATTGCGAACGTTTGAGGAAAAAGTCGCGATACGAGCGCAATTTTTGCACATAGGGGTTGGCGTCGTCCCGCGCGTCCAAGAGCGCGATGACGCGGTCGGCCCGTTCGCGCGTGCCTTCGCTTTCCATGTAATGGGCGCTCCAGTCTTCGAGCGCTGCGCACAGTTCCGGATCGTTGATCGCCGGACAGAAATCATCCACGATCGTGCGCAGACGTTCACGGATGGTGTCGTTGCCGGCGAACATGCCGAGACCGAATTCCGCGTTGTCCTCAAAGAGCGAGTTCGCCCACGCCGGACCGTTGCCGTCTTGGTTCGTCGTGTACGGCATCGACGGCGCGCTGGCGCCGTAAATGCTGGAACAGCCGGTGGCGTTCGCGATCAGCATGCGATCCCCGAAGAGTTGCGTGACGAGTTTAATGTACGGTGTTTCGCCGCAACCCGAGCAGGCACCGGAAAATTCAAAATACGTCGGCTCGAACTGACTGCCTTTGACCGTTTCCTTTTTCATCGGATTCGGTTTTTGCGGCAGGCTCATCGCGTAATCCCACAAGGGTTGTTTGTCGATTTCTTCTTCGATCGGTTTCATGACGAGCGCTTTGCCCTTGGCGGGGCAGACGTCGACGCAGTTGCCGCAACCGTAGCAGTCTTCCTGCGAGATGACGATGCGGAACTTCATGCCGTTGGCGCCGACCGCGTCGCGCACGATGAAGCCTTCCGGAGCCGCTTCCGCCTCTTCTTCGGTGGTTAAAATCGGACGAATCGTCGCGTGCGGACAAACGAACGCGCAC
The nucleotide sequence above comes from Negativicoccus succinicivorans. Encoded proteins:
- the glmS gene encoding glutamine--fructose-6-phosphate transaminase (isomerizing) is translated as MCGIVGYVGFQDAASFLIDGLRKLEYRGYDSAGIACYENGKIEIRKKVGGIANLESYLESHPVHGQIGIGHTRWATHGRPSDVNAHPHGDAENRFVVVHNGIIENFMELKRDLIAKGHVFVSETDTEVIAHLLADLHDGDFLSTVQKMLDVVDGSYSLAVMDRDEPDKLICTKKDNPLIVGLGDGENFIASDIPAIINATRDIYILNDGEIATVTADSVRVIDREGRPIDKKVHHVDWSAEAAEKGGYEHFMLKEINEQPKAIRDTMAMHIHKEDQSVYFDELGWTKDDLQQVNKILITACGTAYHAGLVAKYYIEQIARIPVEVDIASEYRYRDPLTDENTFCIVISQSGETSDTLAALKEAKRRGAKSLAVTNTVGSSIAREADAVVYTVAGPEISVASTKAYTTQLVALLLLAVYFGRINENLSREEEKAIVSALIDAPEKCHEIFENTEMIKTFAKHYGFAEDVFFIGRSIDYAVAMEGALKLKEISYIHAEAYAGGELKHGTLALVVQGTPIIAIVTQDHVREKMFSNIQEVSAREAIVIGIGYDDDAELDHFVKHAIRIPRTHRFIAPILSVIPLQLLAYYAAITRGTNVDKPRNLAKSVTVE
- a CDS encoding glycosyltransferase family 9 protein; this encodes MKILAIRMDKIGDTLMTVPSFRTLRRMYPDAEITALANTYTRPIIERIHSVDEILCADEYSHDELVKLLNERHYDMLISLHDFRPASELILELDIPYKMGIQRNSQHNQDVYPQGFVQNRFHYNNLDKMQHEAEYTLEILEHVDAERYHNARTDDFTIPLTAEEKATAAEFWAREAVTSPVLFVSPAMGGSGMTLPIEAWAEVLQDFQDAHPDWTILLGCYRPKQAPRDILVDTHLPFDEYAFCQAINDRLQKPVTIFANHRSIFHAAAVIQRCDLFLGPSTGTFHLAWTQGTPVVGVFGCEPNHCWQRWGSLKQPHYHFVMNEAKEYIRSGSVIMRTLRRWRYSLYKRQERRKHGKFTPKMLYTTFNATKRKELAALLNQAAAEVTRPQ
- a CDS encoding glycosyltransferase family 9 protein; the protein is MDQTGIQNKIKNARQALVLLPMALGDFTYWQLVLRAFAEQYPQLQMDLMPDEYFINTRFHRGAGALVNPIICDWAAQTDIFHDVYADLYTGDSEAALARAKKVGYDVVFVMSSRGRLLVAEAARALFPQAAIVSWSLRERWFKFGADRRRFEKAVDFIVPENPQRFKKIIQNYNYFFQTAARMPTYDWAERAALTVPAEALERARRWREERGIAETAPLYFINPFAKNKKRTWPLPKVAALIRALSERPEFQQAVFLINGLPSDQDAIAAMIRDEQLPRAYGFTADQGFWDLPAMLAHSHLIISVETAIMHIASLLHRPQIILMRLKNPEWVPVNEKELRIIWNRKRRHHIKDIEVAEVIEKIINEQ